In one window of Megalops cyprinoides isolate fMegCyp1 chromosome 24, fMegCyp1.pri, whole genome shotgun sequence DNA:
- the LOC118770960 gene encoding M-phase-specific PLK1-interacting protein, whose amino-acid sequence MHRPNFRPPGPPGGMGLRPGGFRSPNAGFDNVGTGMFPPPPWAYANAPPSFGPRRGQYCGSPNTPPRDFYGNANNGHSSGGGSGGKGRFYHSPSPGHTPRRPNSSPRHTPPYKKSPYHSQSPGQQMGYQGSPRTSTPFGSTHGRERVANDVEKYYSPSMLQDPWASLQPVTVTDTNPKCSTERVTHTGRKGRYFN is encoded by the exons atgcacagaCCGAATTTCCGACCCCCTGGTCCTCCGGGCGGAATGGGCCTAAGGCCGGGGGGTTTCCGTAGTCCGAATGCTGGATTTGATAACGTGGGAACGGGCATGTTTCCTCCGCCTCCGTGGGCATATGCTAACGCTCCCCCGTCTTTCGGGCCGAGACGCGGACAGTATTGTGGTTCTCCCAATACTCCGCCGAGAGATTTTTATGGTAATGCAAACAACGGGCACAGCAGTGGTGGCGGAAGCGGAGGGAAAGGCAGGTTTTACCACAGTCCATCTCCGGGGCATACGCCACGGAGACCGAATTCGAGTCCTAGACATACTCCGCCCTACAAAAAATCCCCATATCATTCACAGAGTCCTGGACAACAGATGGGCTATCAG GGTTCGCCACGGACATCCACCCCGTTTGGGTCGACGCATGGCAGGGAGAGGGTGGCAAATGATGTGGAAAAGTATTACAGCCCGTCAATGCTGCAGGACCCCTGGGCTAGTCTACAGCCAGTCACTGTCACAGACACTAACCCGAAGTGCAGCACAGAGCGAGTGACACACACGGGTAGGAAAGGGAGATATTTCAACTag